A genome region from Drosophila simulans strain w501 chromosome 2R, Prin_Dsim_3.1, whole genome shotgun sequence includes the following:
- the LOC6734597 gene encoding integrin alpha-PS4, translated as MLFNMFCFLVIVLLALQSEINAYNISPYPNSIHNFPGHKEHERSSYFGFSLVIREKSIMVAAPRANSSLEAQRNISEPGVIFRCYFESDNCSPYNIDPTGNYIGMPNDGLLTAKNKNYRWLGGAMDGGTRDSDKFLVCAPRFYSDYDDYYMNGMCYWMNHTPKTIDSTDVMEKWPLRAEKKQVLKTSEGDILYYSLSEMGLSAHVSDDNSKLLMGAPGIDQWKGSVHLKQEVSNIRISSGRQRREMNPNRKCGECNPEPKNFGQEEDSYFGYAVSSGYFDSSNLSTVLYVATAPRGNNQFGAAYIFDVSEDSIYKYKEFRGNHFGEYFGYSVLAEDLNGDGKTDVIISAPLYALRNSYDDGAIYVFINKGFFTFEKRIIRSPAGSGGRFGTTLSRLGDINKDGYNDVAVGAPFAGNGSVFIYLGCENGLRDQPSQRLNAPSQQHCKHGSHMFGHGLSRGSDIDGNGFNDFAIGAPNAEAVYLYRAYPVVKIHAIIKPKLVNPEEERVNITVCYRLSTKSDSTAKALMEQELDIRIDIDTESKIKLAVFDEEHGSQMSFKAKAFHQEICSELQIEMDKKTKFTPIALEMQYELSKKIPNSGDFCEDCAVVDPAEPKLFTEYITFNTGCDTDVCVADLKINCINASSTLILGTEPVLRLTYNITNNGEFAYNPTFNVTSSAGLSFAQVPGNCKVTDAVMVCDLNHGQRMAKGDNDSLTISFDVRQLSGRSLEIQTEVFSARNESNPENNKLTKVLSLLEKADIYISGVQANDHVILKGSPYTAEVVNYYEIRNHGPSTLENLNVTLYIPVAYKTSDSTKVIHIVTSSPQIQSKYAHNILSTNFNDQNKAPARNFALDHEQSTLVFSTTPQRENLENLSGNADENPGISLLNEDLPVNNTLVLDCQDTNMTVCVAVEIRLENGLQLKPEDLMNLTVSFTVDLKDAEDIWEYFVIKTDLKMHKIGDPTQSFLTIQKKIESNVICKHAEIAIWKIIASAIVGILVFSAATYALYKRGFFKRAIKYELTQLIRDSFEDGIIRTDMEENAQSRGDADLDKKLDAYADTTSNCTHM; from the exons ATGTTATttaacatgttttgttttcttgttattGTGTTGTTGGCCCTTCAATCGGAAATCAATGCCTATAATATTTCGCCGTATCCTAATTCTATACATAACTTTCCGGGACATAAAGAACATGAGCGCAGCTCCTATTTTGGATTTTCATTAGTCATCCGAGAGAAAAG TATTATGGTGGCTGCTCCTCGTGCCAATTCCAGTTTGGAAGCTCAGCGGAACATATCCGAGCCTGGAGTGATCTTCAGATGCTACTTTGAATCAGATAACTGTTCACCTTATAACATAGATCCAACGGGAAACTACATTGGAATGCCAAATGATGGTCTGCTTACGGCGAAAAACAAGAATTATCGGTGGTTGGGCGGAGCGATGGACGGTGGTACCAGGGATTCGGATAAGTTCCTTGTGTGCGCCCCGCGTTTCTACAGTGACTATGATGATTACTACATGAATGGAATGTGCTATTGGATGAATCACACACCTAAGACTATCGATTCCACAGACGTGATGGAAAAGTGGCCACTTAGAGCAGAAAAGAAGCAAGTGCTTAAAACATCAGAAGGGGATATATTATACTACTCGTTAAGTGAAATGGGACTGAGTGCACATGTGTCGGATGATAACTCGAAGCTTTTGATGGGAGCACCGGGAATTGATCAGTGGAAGGGATCAGTGCACCTAAAACAGGAAGTGTCAAATATTAGAATATCGAGTGGGAGACAAAGGCGTGAGATGAACCCTAATAGGAAATGTGGAGAGTGTAACCCGGAGCCCAAAAATTTTGGACAGGAGGAAGACTCATACTTTGGGTACGCCGTGAGCTCCGGCTACTTTGATAGCTCCAACCTAAGCACGGTGCTTTATGTGGCCACCGCTCCTCGAGGCAATAACCAATTTGGCGCGGCGTACATCTTTGATGTCTCTGAGGACAGCATATATAAGTACAAAGAATTCCGGGGCAATCATTTTGGCGAATACTTCGGCTACTCCGTTCTGGCGGAGGATCTCAATGGAGATGGAAAAACGGATGTTATCATATCAGCACCCCTATATGCTCTGCGTAATTCTTACGATGATGGAGCCATATATGTGTTCATCAACAAGGGCTTT tTCACCTTTGAGAAGAGGATTATTCGGTCGCCAGCGGGAAGTGGTGGCCGTTTTGGAACTACTCTATCACGATTAGGCGATATCAATAAAGACGGGTACAATG ATGTGGCCGTGGGAGCTCCCTTTGCTGGAAATGGATCCGTGTTCATCTACCTAGGCTGCGAGAATGGATTACGAGATCAGCCGAGTCAGCGCCTGAATGCTCCTTCCCAGCAACACTGCAAACACGGATCGCACATGTTCGGACATGGTCTATCCCGTGGATCCGACATAGATGGCAACGGATTCAACGACTTTGCCATTGGAGCTCCAAATGCGGAGGCGGTGTATCTGTATCGCGCCTATCCCGTCGTTAAGATTCATGCAATAATTAAACCAAAACTCGTCAATCCAGAGGAGGAAAGGGTGAACATCACCGTCTGCTATAGACTGAGCACTAAATCAGATTCCACGGCGAAAGCACTAATGGAACAAGAGCTGGACATTCGGATCGACATCGACACAGAATCAAAGATCAAGCTGGCTGTATTTGACGAAGAGCACGGCAGCCAGATGAGCTTTAAGGCGAAGGCATTTCACCAAGAGATCTGCTCggaattgcaaattgaaatggacaaaaaaactaaatttacaCCCATCGCCCTGGAGATGCAGTATGAGCTGTCGAAAAAGATTCCTAATTCTGGAG ATTTTTGCGAGGACTGCGCGGTGGTGGATCCGGCGGAACCGAAGTTATTTACGGAGTACATTACTTTCAACACAGGTTGTGACACCGATGTTTGTGTCGccgatttgaaaataaactgCATCAACGCGAG CTCCACGTTGATCTTGGGTACTGAACCTGTCCTGCGTCTGACATACAACATCACCAATAATGGAGAGTTCGCCTACAACCCTACATTTAACGTGACGAGCTCTGCCGGCTTGAGTTTTGCCCAGGTGCCTGGAAACTGCAAGGTCACCGACGCCGTCATGGTCTGCGACCTTAACCATGGACAACGTATGGCCAAAGGTGACAACGACTCCTTGACCATTAGCTTCGATGTGAGGCAACTCAGCGGTCGGTCGCTAGAAATCCAAACAGAAGTATTTAGTGCCCGAAACGAGTCAAATCCAGAGAACAACAAGCTAACCAAAGTGTTAAGTCTGCTGGAAAAAGCTGATATCTATATCAGCGG TGTTCAGGCAAACGATCATGTTATCCTTAAAGGGTCTCCTTACACAGCAGAAGTTGTCAACTACTACGAGATCAGGAACCACGGTCCTAGTACTTTAGAAAATTTGAATGTGACCCTCTATATTCCCGTGGCCTATAAAACGTCTGATTCTACCAAAGTTATACATATCGTTACATCCAGCCCACAGATACAGTCCAAGTACGCTCATAACATACTGTCTACCAACTTCAACGATCAGAATAAGGCACCGGCCAGGAACTTCGCCTTAGACCATGAGCAGAGTACTCTGGTCTTTTCCACGACCCCACAACGTGAGAATCTGGAAAATCTCAGTGGAAATGCGGATGAGAATCCAGGCATATCGCTTTTGAACGAGGATCTGCCGGTTAACAACACCCTTGTGCTAGACTGCCAGGATACCAACATGACGGTATGCGTTGCGGTGGAAATACGACTCGAAAACGGACTGCAGCTTAAGCCGGAAGATCTAATGAACCTGACTGTAAGCTTTACCGTAGACTTGAAGGACGCAGAGGATATCTGGGAGTACTTCGTCATTAAGACCGACCTAAAAATGCACAAGATAGGCGATCCCACTCAAAGTTTTTTAACGATACAGAAAAAGATCGAATCAAACGTTATATGCAAACATGCTGAAATTGCCATCTGGAAAATCATTGCGTCCGCAATCGTTGGCATTTTGGTGTTTTCGGCCGCAACATATGCCCTTTATAAG CGCGGATTCTTTAAGCGAGCCATTAAATACGAACTAACACAGTTAATTCGAGATAGTTTTGAGGACGGGATTATAAGGACAGATATGGAGGAGAATGCTCAGTCACGGGGGGATGCGGATTTGGATAAAAAGTTGGATGCTTATGCGGATACGACCAGTAATTGTACTCACATGTAG